The proteins below come from a single Sander vitreus isolate 19-12246 chromosome 15, sanVit1, whole genome shotgun sequence genomic window:
- the LOC144530692 gene encoding uncharacterized protein LOC144530692 has product MTTTTTYKGMEPGSKSSSRVLRPPGGTSSISFGTDDNSTPRKDKMASNIFAEPEDPHAHRRNNPPTGAAAGTICGEPSAPLRRCQQPLLFPKNPEPELTTIHNSGAALVWNQRREVVNGQQPANDECPDNAEVEQEEPEQHKETTEPAAPSGGANAAAGGRRNPPGGKSSLILG; this is encoded by the exons ATGACGACAACAACCACCTATAAAGGAATGGAACCTGGTTCTAAAAGCAGTTCCAG GGTACTACGACCGCCGGGCGGAACCTCCAGCATCTCCTTCGGCACGGACGACAACTCAACCCCCCGCAAGGACAAGATGGCCTCCAACATCTTTGCAGAACCTGAGGACCCGCATGCTCATCGGAGGAACAATCCACCCA CTGGGGCAGCCGCAGGAACCATCTGTGGGGAGCCCTCAGCTCCACTTAGACGATGCCAGCAGCCTCTTCTCTTCCCCAAGAACCCTGAACCGGAACTGACCACCATCCACAACTCAGGGGCAGCCTTGGTCTGGAACCAGAGACGAGAG GTTGTGAATGGCCAACAACCAGCAAATGATG AGTGTCCTGACAATGCGGAGGTGGAGCAAGAGGAGCCAGAGCAGCACAAGGAGACAACAGAGCCCGCTGCCCCGTCGGGAGGTGCCAACGCTGCCGCCGGCGGCCGGAGAAACCCCCCTGGTGGCAAGTCCAGCCTCATCCTGGGTTGA
- the LOC144530691 gene encoding uncharacterized protein LOC144530691, with protein sequence MFAVWLKLITLLTIVSSPARSGLVSSEVVWRELGKAVTIQCRPSKPDQEYLSLKKGLSEEHEVLYKEGNPEKNTIHKEFMGRLQLNGVFPNVDILIKNLTSDDTGPYWCVYKKFDLVSSKNLEMKGTGSVLLVVTGGPQQDSACDPQENSLFLVIVVICVALLLGIIISFLIWFIFKIKTTKKRTKKKPRHVTTNDVYEDMRGTIRR encoded by the exons ATGTTTGCTGTCTGGTTAAAGCTCATAACCCTCCTTACCATCGTCTCCAGCCCAGCCCGGAGTGGCCTAG TGAGCAGTGAAGTGGTATGGAGAGAATTAGGGAAAGCAGTCACTATCCAGTGCAGACCTTCCAAACCAGACCAAGAGTACCTGAGTCTGAAAAAGGGTCTTAGTGAGGAGCATGAAGTTTTGTACAAAGAAGGCAACCCAGAAAAAAACACCATTCACAAAGAATTCATGGGCAGACTTCAGCTAAATGGAGTATTCCCCAATGTGGACATTCTCATCAAAAACTTGACCTCTGATGACACAGGACCGTACTGGTGCGTGTACAAGAAGTTTGACCTGGTGTCCAGTAAAAACCTGGAAATGAAAGGCACAGGGTCTGTTCTCCTGGTGGTGACAGGTGGGCCTCAGCAGG ATTCAGCATGTGACCCACAAGAAAATTCTCTGTTCCTGGTAATTGTTGTGATCTGTGTTGCGCTACTGCTTGGCATCATCATATCCTTCCTCATATGGTTCATCTTTAAG ATCAAAACCACCAAAAAGCGCACCAAAAAGAAACCGAGGCACGTCACCACAAATGATGTTTATGAGGACATGCGTGGAACAATCAGACGCTGA
- the LOC144530693 gene encoding small ubiquitin-related modifier 2-like: MADEKPKEAVKTESNEHINLKVAGQDGSIVQFKIKRHTPLIKLMKAYCDRQGLAMRQIRFRFDGQPVNETDTPSQLEMEDEDTIDVFQQQTGGLI, translated from the exons ATGGCTGATGAAAAACCAAAG GAAGCAGTCAAGACAGAAAGCAATGAACACATAAACCTGAAGGTAGCAGGTCAGGACGGATCTATAGTGCAGTTCAAGATCAAAAGACACACGCCGCTCATCAAACTCATGAAGGCCTACTGCGATAGACAG GGACTGGCAATGCGGCAAATCAGGTTCAGATTTGATGGACAGCCAGTAAATGAGACGGACACACCATCACAG TTGGAAATGGAAGATGAAGATACAATTGATGTGTTTCAACAACAGACAGGAGGCCTCATATAA